In Streptomyces capitiformicae, one genomic interval encodes:
- a CDS encoding ROK family protein, which translates to MNLSESARAVFAVLAEAGTATRPQLAAGAGLSKPTVSSAVAELEAAGLAACSGTASGGTGRSAAVYGLGQAAGAVLAVDLGPSRTQVRGSALDGTLLAQGAGSRPDAAAVVCDVLAKLPEGAPLRTVVVAVGDVTVQAGEGERPATAKAGPAFDAMAVALPAGVPVHLENNVNCAALAELHQGAARGRDTFGYLRIGVGIGLGVVIGGQVLRGANHAAGEVARLPYPWDEDRQPRHEGLEAHLGARSLLRRASAAWCDGDGPRPRTVERLFALADGGHATAHAVVGHHAAEIGRLAAAATAVLDPGLMILGGDVGSNPQLLPGVRAELARLSWPTEVVSSALGDRGTVLGATELAVARGIQTVTEGVPVKH; encoded by the coding sequence ATGAACCTGAGCGAGAGCGCCCGCGCCGTGTTCGCCGTACTGGCCGAGGCGGGCACCGCGACCCGCCCCCAGCTGGCGGCGGGGGCCGGCCTGTCCAAACCGACGGTCTCCTCCGCCGTGGCCGAACTGGAGGCCGCCGGCCTCGCCGCCTGCTCGGGCACCGCCTCCGGCGGCACCGGCCGCTCCGCCGCCGTCTACGGCCTCGGCCAGGCCGCCGGCGCCGTGCTCGCCGTCGACCTCGGGCCCAGCCGCACCCAGGTCCGCGGCTCCGCCCTCGACGGCACCCTGCTCGCCCAGGGCGCCGGCTCCCGACCGGACGCCGCCGCCGTGGTATGCGACGTCCTCGCGAAACTCCCGGAGGGCGCCCCGCTGCGGACCGTCGTCGTGGCCGTCGGCGACGTCACCGTCCAGGCGGGGGAGGGGGAGCGCCCCGCGACCGCCAAGGCGGGACCTGCCTTCGACGCCATGGCCGTCGCCCTGCCGGCCGGAGTGCCGGTCCACCTGGAGAACAACGTCAACTGCGCCGCCCTCGCCGAACTCCACCAGGGCGCGGCCCGGGGCCGGGACACCTTCGGCTACCTGCGCATCGGCGTCGGCATCGGCCTCGGTGTCGTCATCGGCGGCCAGGTGCTGCGCGGCGCCAACCACGCCGCCGGTGAGGTCGCCCGGCTGCCCTACCCCTGGGACGAGGACCGCCAGCCCCGCCACGAGGGCCTGGAGGCCCACCTCGGCGCACGCTCCCTGCTGCGCCGGGCGTCCGCGGCCTGGTGCGACGGCGACGGCCCCCGACCGCGCACTGTCGAGCGGCTCTTCGCCCTCGCCGACGGCGGACACGCCACTGCCCACGCGGTCGTCGGCCACCACGCCGCCGAGATCGGCCGGCTCGCTGCCGCGGCGACCGCCGTCCTCGACCCCGGCCTCATGATCCTTGGCGGTGACGTCGGCTCGAACCCGCAGCTCCTGCCCGGTGTACGCGCCGAACTGGCTCGACTCAGCTGGCCGACCGAGGTCGTGAGCAGCGCCCTCGGCGACCGTGGCACCGTCCTAGGGGCCACCGAGCTGGCCGTGGCCCGGGGAATCCAAACCGTGACCGAGGGGGTACCGGTGAAGCATTGA